From Scleropages formosus chromosome 25, fSclFor1.1, whole genome shotgun sequence, a single genomic window includes:
- the LOC108921733 gene encoding uncharacterized protein C1orf21 homolog: MGCTSAKQVSAVPSEDDAHDEYKAKGLEEVKYAGGEEDQVKSRNQENLEKSSVANGKNREDAGLNGTKSNIHTSESQQEFFRMLDEKIEKGRDYCSEEEDDVT, translated from the exons ATGGGCTGCACCTCGGCCAAGCAGGTGTCGGCCGTGCCCAGCGAGGACGATGCCCACG ATGAGTACAAGGCGAAGGGGCTGGAGGAGGTGAAATACGCTGGAGGAGAGGAGGACCAAGTGAAGTCCCGCAACCAGGAGAACCTG GAGAAGAGCAGTGTTGCTAACGGGAAAAACCGAGAGGATGCAGGACTCAATGGAACCAAGTCcaa CATCCACACCTCAGAGAGCCAGCAGGAGTTCTTCAGGATGCTGGATGAAAAGATCGAGAAG ggACGGGACTATTGCTCAGAGGAAGAGGATGATGTCACATAG